The nucleotide window TTGTGCCGCAGCCGTACCTCCCAGGCCAACCGCGGCGGCCGCTGCCAGCGAACCTTGAAGCATCTGTCGTCGATTCATCGCGTGCATGGGTCTCTTCCTTATTGACTGACGGGCACGACTTTGCGAACCCGGTGATTGTTCGTATCGCCGATATACAGGGCATTATCCGCCCCCACACCAATTCCGTGGGGACGATCCATCTTGGCTTCGGTCGCCGGACCATTATCGCCCGAGTAACCACGCCCCTTCGGGCCGATACCAGCCACGGTGCGAATGCGGTCGTTCTTCACGTCGATCTCGCGGATGGCCTGGTTCTCGGTGTCGACTACGTACAAGTTGCCGTTGGGTGCTTTGACGATTCCCTTGGGACCATTCATCGTCGCTTCTTTGGCACTGCCACCATCGCCGCTATAACCCTGTTTGCCCGAGCAAGCCACGTGATGCACGATGCCTGTCTTCAAGTCCAACCGCCAGACACTGTGACCTTCCCGCAGCGCGATCCACAAGTCGTCCCCATCGAGGTAAAGTGCGCGTGGTCCGACCATCGCCTTTCCGGCGATTGTCTCGCCGTCGATCGGCATCTTCTTCTCCCCATTGCCGGCGATCGACAGGACGATGCCTGTCTTCAGGTCGACGGCGCGGATGCGATGATTTTGAATGTCGGCCACGTAAAGAGTCGAGTCGTCCTCGCTCAGCACGATGCTATGCGGCTGCTTGAACTGCGCCTTCAAGGCCGGACCGCCGTCACCGGAATAGCCAGGCTTGCCGGTCCCTGCGACGGTCGAGATGGTTCCGGTCTTTGCGTCGACCTTGCGAACGAGATGGTTCTGCATCTCGACAAAGTACATGTCACCATTGGTGGCGAAACGGACTTCGTACGGTTCGTTGAGCTGCGCTTCGGTCGCCGGGCCGCCGTCGCCGGAGTACCCTTTGGTGCCGTTGCCTGCGACGGTTGTGACCTGCTTGGTCTGCAGATCGACACGCAGCACGCGGTGGTTTTCCACTTCGGTCACATACAGCGCGCCATCCGGACCAATCAGTACGCCGAACGTCTGGCCAATGTTGACCTGGTCGACCGGGCCATCCATTTTGCCTAGCTCTTTATGACCGGTGCCGGCCACAGTGACAATGTCGCCGAACTCGGTGGCCAGCGACGGGGTGACCGGCAAGAACGTGAGAAGGGTTAGCAGTAAGCAAAGGCGGGAAATCATGCGGCTCACTCGCGAAAGGGCTTCAAATCGTTTGACAATGTTTACGAGTCGAGCCGCATTATAGTTCCTCAGCAAGCCCGGTTCACGGCTTGATCAGGATTTTCCCTGCCAGGGTGCCTGCTTGCCGCAATGTGTTATCTTCCTGCAACTTATGGGCGGCAGCAGCCTCGGAAAGGGGGAAGATCTTCCCGATCCGCGGCTTCACTTTGCCTTCCGAGAGCCAGCGGCTGATCTCTTGGCCGCACA belongs to Blastopirellula marina and includes:
- a CDS encoding SMP-30/gluconolactonase/LRE family protein; amino-acid sequence: MISRLCLLLTLLTFLPVTPSLATEFGDIVTVAGTGHKELGKMDGPVDQVNIGQTFGVLIGPDGALYVTEVENHRVLRVDLQTKQVTTVAGNGTKGYSGDGGPATEAQLNEPYEVRFATNGDMYFVEMQNHLVRKVDAKTGTISTVAGTGKPGYSGDGGPALKAQFKQPHSIVLSEDDSTLYVADIQNHRIRAVDLKTGIVLSIAGNGEKKMPIDGETIAGKAMVGPRALYLDGDDLWIALREGHSVWRLDLKTGIVHHVACSGKQGYSGDGGSAKEATMNGPKGIVKAPNGNLYVVDTENQAIREIDVKNDRIRTVAGIGPKGRGYSGDNGPATEAKMDRPHGIGVGADNALYIGDTNNHRVRKVVPVSQ